A region of the Anolis carolinensis isolate JA03-04 chromosome 1, rAnoCar3.1.pri, whole genome shotgun sequence genome:
AGAAATGCTGTTGAGACTCACTGCTGTGTCCCTTTAAAAAGACAACCCTGAAACCCCCAGGGTCTCTACCCAATTAGACATGATGAGGCGAGGAGATCAGTTACAACAGATTTATTTGAGCAAGTCTTTATGTTGGGTCGCCAAGGAAAAGAAAGTGCCACACTCTGAGAACGCAGCTCAGGGGGTTTATAGTGAAAGGTTTTAAGCATGAAAACACAAActatttctcttttccctttgttAACTTTTGGTGCCTCCTTTTCAGCAATTGACAACAACAATTTTCCCTCTTCCTGGCTTGCAGGCCATCAAGTCCTTTGAACTTTCTCTCCTTTCATCAGTCCTTTCCTTGTTGctttgactctctctctctcagctcccTCTTTTTTGTCTAAACCTTTCCTGGCTTAGTCATTTTCCATGTTTCCTTTATCTCTTTTTCCCCAGTCCCTTCAATgcatatagaaataaataaatgtaggaaTAAAGAACTAAATATAGGGGCAAATTAATGAATATAGAAATCAATAAGTACAGAAATAAAtctagaaataatataatatggaaaGAAATGACTAAATATAAAGAGATAACGCAGAGATAACTAAATAATATTGCATagaaggaaaaaacagaaaagtaaataaatataggaatAAATGACTAAATGTAGAGGCaatgaaaggaaaatagaaataactaaataaataaatatgtaaataatacaACATAGAAAGAAATAGGCACAGAAATTAGAGACAAATGAAttatcataaaaataaataaatacagaaatatagAAGTAACGCAATATAGAAGGAAAATAGGTAAAGAACTCAAGAAATACAGGAATAAACTTCCATTGTATGTCTaacttttgtattttaatatgtattttatggcaaTATGTTTTAATAAGTCTATTCtacagagttttttaaaatgatgataataataataataatctttatttatatcccgcttttctccccaaaaagggacccaaagcggcttccaaCAGATTAAATACAGTAGAAAGTCAATAATGAAACAGCCATAAtgagaaacagcgaatccacaaaaagtgaaccatgaagtagtgagggaacattgtatataatatacacccagcgatgcccaggttatttgaaaagggccttatttgtttttggatgttaggcaatatcagtttggtcatatgttacgctatttctttgtaaaaaaaaaaaaaaaaacagtctttcctgggggtttttttaatgaatgctcccattaggaaATGCATCAGGAGGTGGATGAACTAcgcttcccaaaaatcttgggtcaatcctccgcaaaccccgccagtattcacagttgaccatgttgggtctgtgtgccaagtttggtctggatCCATCATCAGTGCGGTTCAGATTTCTCTCTAGATGAaggctgaactataactcccaccctGATGGATCAGTCCCCCTCAAACccatccagtatgttcagttggtaatCAGggttctgtgccaagtttggtccagatgcgtcattcctgggtttcagagtgctgtttcgcggtttttcaataaactctaaaagactattataaatcataaaaaattacaatttacagcctaaggaagggaggaaggagaagccaaagggagagaaaaggagtccaagaagcaatgggaggaggagaaggcgatttatcaacacacgattggttgataaacgcttaaaatagtgtatatcaactaaaataatgtaaaaatattaaaacaaatagagCGTCCCTACTTtccggattttcacttattgcaggtggtcctggaacctaaccccagtgataagtgagggaacacacacacacacacacacatatatacacacacacaggggcctccggtggcgcagtgtgttaaagcgctgagctgctgaacttgcggaccaaaaggttgcaggttcgaatctgaggagtggaatgagcacccaatgttagtcccagcttctgccaacctagcagttcgaaaacatgccaatgtgagtagataaataggtaccgctctggcaggaaggtaagcatgctccatgcagtcatgctggccacatgaccttgcaggtgtctacggacaacgccagctcttcagcttagaaatggagatgagcaccaacccccagagtcagacatggctggacttaacatcaggggaaacctttacctttacctttaccttatacacacacacacacatatacagtagagtctcactcatccaatgttctgtattatccaacacagtctgccttttagtagtcaatatttttgtagtcaatattttcaatatattgtgacattttggtgctaaatttgtaaatacagtacagtagagtctcgcttatccaacgtaaacggcccggcagaacgttggataagcgaatatgttggataataaagagggattaaggaaaagcctattaaacatcaaattaggttatgattttacaaattaatcaccaaaacatcatgttatacaacaaatttgacagaaaaagtagttcaatacagtaatgctatgtagtaattactgtatttacgaatttatcatcAAAAtctcacgatgtattgaaaacattgactacaaaaatgcgttggataatccagaacgttggataagcaagtgttggataagtgagactctactgtatattatcatattattactattatattattattatattattcattattcatgactatattgaaactagaatagagagaaataagcatggaaactgcaagaggtaccatagatcgttgtacatggaaatgatggtagtacagtagagtctcacttatccaacactcgcttatccaacattctggattatccaacacattttgtagtcaatgttttcaatatatcatgatattttggtgcttaattcgtaaatacagtaattacaacataacattgctgcgtattgaactactttttctgtcaaatttgttgtctaacatgatgttttggtgcttcatttgtaaaatcataacctaatttgatgtttaataggcttttccttattatccaataggcctccttattatcaaacatattcacttatccaacattctgcccgtttatgttggataaatgagactctactgtaaatagtttTTGACTTATTGaaaacagttatatattacaattatatatttttgttatttaaactatacctattgcgaaattatgggttttcttctggaagtgacacaccacccaagtcatgctaggttttttggtgaattttgacacaccaagcataaaaggttgcccatcattgctctactgtgtgtgtatatatatataagtgctgCGAAAGGGTCGGTGGGCTGTGCCTGCTTTGGCTCTGagcgaagaggaggagaaagcggAGGCCAAAGGGAcgctcctctcctcctctcctcctcgtTCTTTGGCTCCGGCGAGGAAGGATGGGGCGTGACTAGACGACGGCGGCgaagaagcagaagcaggaggaggaggaggcggagaagGAGGACGGTCTCCGGGCGCGGACAGGTTGCCTCTCGCCGAGGCTGGAGCTCCTGCCCTCGCCGTGGTGTCCCGCCCGCtcccctccgccgccgccgccgcctcgcctgcCTCCCGCGCTCCTTTGGGCAGAGCACTATGTCCGGAGCGACTTGCGGGCAGCCGGGCAGCCGCCTCCTCCGCGCCGGGCCCGCCGCCCTCCGCCGcccgtggagctggagctgctaaCGCGGACCCCGCACTGGCCGCCCGGGCACAGCCTCAGCCTGCCCCGCAGAGAGACCCCCGCcgcccccgccgccgcctccACCAACAGCCTCGCCACCAGCCCCacccgcagcagcagcagcagcgaaggaggaggaggaggaggaggagagggaggcagcagcagcagctcggGGTCGCTCAGCACCATGGACCTCTCCTTCATGGCCGCGCAGGTAAAGCCCCgggtaggcaggcaggcaggcaggcaaggctTTGCCCTTGCGAAGGGTGATGGGCTCGGTGGACCCAGTGGGGTGGGTGAGGAGTCTGCCGATccttccatattattattattattattattattattattattattattattattattattttattatgacacagaaaacaagatagatatgctggatttcgtatcacaaaatcacaagtcaaacacttcccaagtgtctaggactgtgtgatgtattttcggatgatgcgtgcagatcccagcagggtggccttttgcagttggcagatcgtaattttgtcaatgtctattgtttctaaatgcctgctgagatctttcggcactgcacccaatgtgccgatcaccaccgggaccacctgtactggtttctgccagagtcttcgaagttcagtcttgaggtcctgatagcagctgagtttttcctgttgtttttcgtcaatgcgactgtcacctgggatggcaacatcaatgatccaaacctttttcttttccaaactgtggtgtctggtgtgttgtgttccaggactttgtcagtctggattcggaagtcccacagtatctttgcgtgctcattctccaatacttttgcaggtttgtgatcccaccaattctttactgcagggaagtggtacttgaggcataagttccaataaatcatttgggccatatagttgtgcctctgt
Encoded here:
- the c1h14orf132 gene encoding uncharacterized protein C14orf132 homolog, whose product is MRGVGQQLPHAPWQSGTTWDTFSSSDKTTAAKKQKQEEEEAEKEDGLRARTGCLSPRLELLPSPWCPARSPPPPPPPRLPPALLWAEHYVRSDLRAAGQPPPPRRARRPPPPVELELLTRTPHWPPGHSLSLPRRETPAAPAAASTNSLATSPTRSSSSSEGGGGGGGEGGSSSSSGSLSTMDLSFMAAQIPVMGGAFMDSPNEEFSTEYSLFNSSANVHAAASMPSQPEEASRSSNDAILLWIAIIATIGNIVVVGVVYAFTF